In a genomic window of Flavobacterium sp. KACC 22761:
- a CDS encoding lipopolysaccharide biosynthesis protein — protein sequence MGIVLNQSFKNTIITYIGFAIGAINTLYLYPVFLGATYYALTNYITSAANVIMPLFAIGMQNTLVKFYSQYDTEEKREQFLSFTALFPILMCIPLGIIGIFFFDDITAFVTKKNPVVKEFMYLIPFIGICMAYFEIFYAWARVHMHSVFGNFIKEVGLRLLSTVALIGLYFNWISLVGFVYITAGIYFFAFLITMFYAFYIKRPNFQITIPDNVKAVMEYTFYIILSGSVANLLLDGDKLMLNQYMKIENIAYYSVATYIALVISVPSRAMHQIVYPITAKLMHENKHDELNSLYKKTSINLQIVGGFVMLCIFVNINQLYELVPKEYSGGIVVVFMIGLSKYFDLILGNNNAIIFNTKYYRMVLYLGLMLVVLTVILNMIFIPILGILGSAIATLLSITLYSLAKLLFVVKKLDLYPFTKQTIYSALLTFALFLVFYFWEFPFFQLISIALKSILVTILYVYLNYKFNISPDINKVIDDVLRKLRIKI from the coding sequence TTTAAACCAATCTTTTAAAAATACAATCATAACCTACATAGGTTTCGCTATTGGAGCCATTAATACACTTTATTTGTATCCAGTTTTTTTGGGTGCAACATATTATGCATTAACAAATTACATCACATCGGCGGCAAATGTGATCATGCCTTTATTTGCCATTGGAATGCAAAATACATTGGTCAAGTTTTATTCGCAGTATGATACAGAAGAAAAACGAGAGCAATTTTTATCTTTTACAGCCTTATTTCCCATTTTGATGTGTATTCCTTTAGGGATAATCGGGATATTTTTCTTTGATGATATAACGGCTTTTGTGACCAAGAAAAACCCTGTCGTAAAAGAGTTTATGTATTTGATTCCGTTTATTGGAATTTGCATGGCTTATTTTGAGATTTTTTATGCCTGGGCGAGAGTTCATATGCATTCTGTTTTTGGAAATTTCATCAAAGAAGTTGGGTTAAGATTGCTTTCGACTGTTGCCTTGATAGGTTTGTATTTTAATTGGATTTCATTGGTTGGTTTTGTCTATATAACAGCCGGAATCTACTTTTTTGCATTTCTGATTACAATGTTTTATGCTTTTTATATCAAAAGACCGAATTTTCAAATAACCATTCCTGATAATGTAAAAGCAGTAATGGAATATACATTTTACATTATTCTTTCGGGAAGTGTTGCCAATTTGCTTTTGGACGGCGACAAACTGATGTTGAATCAATACATGAAAATCGAAAATATCGCTTATTATTCGGTTGCAACTTATATTGCCTTGGTAATTTCAGTTCCGAGTCGCGCGATGCATCAAATTGTTTACCCAATTACGGCAAAACTGATGCATGAAAATAAACACGACGAATTGAATTCGCTTTACAAAAAAACGTCTATTAATTTGCAAATCGTGGGCGGATTTGTGATGCTTTGCATATTTGTAAACATCAATCAGCTTTATGAATTAGTACCAAAAGAATACAGTGGCGGAATTGTTGTTGTATTTATGATTGGATTATCGAAATACTTTGACTTGATTTTAGGAAACAACAACGCTATTATCTTTAATACCAAATATTACCGAATGGTATTGTATTTAGGTTTGATGCTTGTGGTTTTGACGGTGATCTTAAATATGATTTTTATTCCAATTTTGGGAATTTTGGGATCTGCTATTGCGACATTATTGTCTATAACCTTATATAGTTTGGCAAAATTGCTTTTTGTGGTTAAAAAATTGGATTTATATCCTTTTACAAAGCAAACGATCTATTCAGCATTGTTGACATTTGCTTTGTTTTTAGTGTTTTATTTCTGGGAATTTCCATTTTTCCAATTGATCAGTATTGCTTTAAAATCTATTTTGGTTACGATCCTTTATGTATATCTGAATTATAAATTCAATATTTCACCTGATATCAATAAAGTAATTGATGATGTTTTGAGAAAACTGAGAATTAAAATCTAA
- a CDS encoding mechanosensitive ion channel family protein, with protein sequence MKSKFKCFLVFCFVLSSPFIFAQKETHSQKLKGYPVSPFKDTLFYVYNNVGSFSAENRARTITEKIKKLYEDSFLDPDSLKIVQSDISQDITYKNDLIIMSVLNNDAKVENQTAAIIAKRNLGLIKKAIVYQNENYSQLPKRLGYTALLIFIIVLVLYAVSKIFNWVRIRILNRKDKYFKGFFYNKISILSAEKEQFLMMKVFSIIKVITLIFIVYLSLPVLFSIFPATEAYTTTLLRWILTPAKLAVMGFVDFLPSLITIIVIIVIFRYTIKIIKFFFDEIKKEKIKIDGFYSDWAMPTFNIIRFLMFAFMLVIIFPYLPGSDSDIFKGVSVFVGILFSLGSSNAIANMVAGLVITYMRPFRIGDFIKIGDVSGEVIEKTALVTRIRTPKFEDITIPNATVLSSTSTNFSANTRHSTNGLLIHTTVTIGYDVPWKDIHKALIDAALKTELTEQTPEPFVLQTSLDDFYVSYQINVYTKEPTKQPRIYSSLHQNIQDSFNAAGIEIMSPHYNALRDGNATTIPPENLNPDYEAPPFNIKNKS encoded by the coding sequence ATGAAAAGTAAATTCAAATGTTTTTTAGTTTTCTGTTTTGTTTTATCTTCCCCATTTATTTTTGCTCAAAAAGAGACCCATAGCCAGAAGCTAAAAGGATATCCTGTAAGTCCTTTTAAAGATACTCTGTTTTATGTTTATAATAACGTTGGATCGTTTTCTGCTGAAAATAGGGCACGTACCATTACTGAAAAGATTAAAAAACTTTATGAGGATTCCTTTTTAGATCCTGATTCCTTAAAGATTGTCCAATCTGATATTTCTCAAGACATTACTTATAAAAATGATTTAATTATCATGTCTGTTTTGAACAATGATGCAAAAGTCGAAAATCAGACTGCTGCCATTATTGCAAAAAGAAATCTTGGTTTGATTAAAAAAGCGATTGTTTATCAAAATGAAAATTATTCGCAACTTCCAAAAAGACTTGGATATACTGCATTGTTGATTTTTATAATTGTTCTTGTACTGTATGCAGTCAGCAAAATTTTCAATTGGGTTAGAATCCGAATCTTAAATAGAAAAGACAAGTATTTCAAAGGATTTTTTTATAATAAGATTAGTATTTTATCTGCAGAAAAAGAACAATTTCTAATGATGAAAGTTTTCAGTATTATCAAGGTGATAACTTTGATTTTTATAGTTTATCTTTCTCTTCCGGTTTTGTTCAGTATTTTCCCTGCAACTGAAGCTTATACCACAACTTTATTGCGTTGGATCCTAACTCCGGCAAAATTGGCAGTTATGGGTTTTGTTGATTTCTTGCCGAGTTTGATCACAATTATCGTTATAATCGTAATTTTCAGATATACGATCAAGATAATCAAATTCTTTTTTGATGAAATTAAAAAGGAGAAAATAAAAATTGATGGTTTTTATAGCGATTGGGCAATGCCGACATTCAATATTATCCGATTTTTGATGTTTGCGTTTATGCTGGTCATCATTTTTCCTTATTTGCCAGGATCAGATTCGGATATTTTTAAAGGAGTTTCAGTATTTGTTGGTATTTTGTTTTCATTAGGTTCCTCCAACGCAATTGCAAACATGGTTGCGGGTTTGGTCATAACCTATATGAGGCCTTTTAGAATTGGCGATTTTATAAAAATCGGCGATGTGAGCGGTGAAGTTATTGAAAAAACGGCTTTGGTTACCAGAATCAGAACGCCAAAGTTTGAAGATATCACAATTCCGAATGCAACTGTATTATCCAGTACTTCTACTAATTTTTCTGCTAATACAAGGCATTCTACAAACGGATTGCTTATTCATACTACAGTAACAATTGGGTATGATGTACCTTGGAAAGACATTCACAAAGCTTTGATTGATGCTGCACTTAAAACAGAATTGACAGAGCAAACACCAGAGCCTTTTGTTCTTCAAACAAGCCTGGATGATTTTTATGTTTCTTATCAAATTAATGTTTATACAAAAGAGCCAACAAAACAGCCTAGAATTTATTCGTCTTTGCATCAAAATATTCAAGATTCATTTAATGCTGCTGGAATCGAAATCATGTCGCCTCATTACAATGCGCTTCGTGACGGAAATGCAACAACTATTCCACCAGAAAATCTAAATCCCGATTATGAAGCGCCTCCTTTTAATATAAAGAATAAGAGTTAA